The following proteins are encoded in a genomic region of Paenibacillus antri:
- a CDS encoding DUF86 domain-containing protein has translation MYYVNEEQIDARLRFLPTVTKALRELASGAAAGAGTERTGSSALLTHFAQERALHLAIEAVTDVGSFLIDGFMMRDASSYEDIVDVLRTEGVLPEHLADGLKALVALRRPLTQDYMDLPRDGLRDDLERTAELLERFAPLVTAFIRKELQPFA, from the coding sequence ATGTATTACGTGAACGAAGAACAGATCGACGCGCGGCTTCGGTTTTTGCCGACGGTGACGAAGGCGCTGCGGGAGCTGGCGTCGGGCGCCGCGGCCGGCGCGGGGACGGAACGGACCGGCTCGTCCGCGCTGCTGACGCATTTCGCGCAGGAGCGGGCGCTGCATCTCGCGATCGAAGCGGTCACCGACGTCGGCAGCTTTCTGATCGATGGGTTCATGATGCGCGACGCGAGCAGCTACGAGGATATCGTCGACGTGCTGCGCACGGAGGGCGTGCTGCCGGAACACCTCGCGGACGGCTTGAAGGCGCTGGTCGCGCTGCGGCGTCCGTTGACGCAGGACTACATGGATTTGCCGCGGGACGGCCTCAGGGACGATCTGGAACGGACGGCGGAGCTGCTCGAGCGGTTCGCGCCGCTCGTGACCGCGTTCATCCGGAAGGAACTGCAGCCGTTCGCATGA
- a CDS encoding helix-turn-helix domain-containing protein encodes MESLLKLTRERAGMSLEHAAKRLSISPGYLLQIENGARGVGAPRATQIAELYELGREELFVPTRFMARYRSKGGKS; translated from the coding sequence ATGGAAAGCTTGCTGAAACTGACGAGGGAGCGGGCCGGCATGTCCTTGGAGCATGCGGCCAAGAGGCTCAGCATCTCCCCGGGCTACCTGCTGCAGATCGAGAACGGCGCCCGCGGCGTCGGCGCTCCTCGAGCGACGCAAATCGCGGAGCTGTACGAGCTTGGGAGAGAGGAATTATTCGTCCCGACTCGGTTTATGGCGCGGTACCGAAGCAAAGGAGGGAAATCATGA
- the selD gene encoding selenide, water dikinase SelD: MEQGQAQGRDAVKLTSLSSKGGCGCKIGPGELSGILSSLPKTERDPNLLVGTETSDDAGVYKLTDELALVQTVDFFTPIVDDPYAFGQVAAANALSDVYAMGGKPTTVLNLVAFPIGRLDRSVLADILRGAGDKVREAGATLVGGHSIDDNEPKFGLAVTGTIHPDRVLTNAGAKPGDRLILTKPIGVGILTTAIKRDKLSPEEIERVTAVMATLNRRAAETMEGYPVHACTDVTGFGLLGHALEMAKGSGAGIVIDQPQVPVLPRAKELADEGVIPGGTKNNYRHVESSIDFAPTLSETERYVLCDAVTSGGLLIAVEGDQAEALHAALREAGVEAALIGAVTDAHPGRIVVRHGKEA; encoded by the coding sequence ATGGAACAAGGACAAGCGCAAGGACGAGACGCCGTGAAGCTGACGTCGCTGTCGTCCAAGGGCGGCTGCGGCTGCAAGATCGGACCCGGGGAGTTGTCCGGCATTTTGTCGAGCCTCCCGAAGACGGAGCGGGACCCGAACCTGCTCGTGGGCACCGAGACGAGCGACGACGCGGGCGTTTATAAATTGACGGACGAGCTGGCGCTCGTGCAGACGGTCGACTTCTTCACGCCGATCGTCGACGACCCGTACGCGTTCGGACAAGTCGCGGCGGCGAACGCGCTGAGCGACGTATACGCGATGGGGGGCAAGCCGACGACGGTGCTGAATCTCGTCGCGTTCCCGATCGGAAGGCTCGATCGTTCCGTGCTGGCGGACATTCTCCGCGGCGCGGGAGACAAGGTGCGCGAGGCGGGCGCGACGCTCGTCGGCGGCCACTCGATCGACGATAACGAGCCGAAGTTCGGCCTCGCCGTCACCGGCACGATCCACCCCGACCGCGTGCTGACGAACGCCGGGGCGAAGCCGGGCGACCGGCTCATCTTGACGAAGCCGATCGGCGTCGGCATTCTGACGACCGCGATCAAGCGGGACAAGCTGTCGCCGGAGGAGATCGAACGCGTCACCGCGGTCATGGCGACGCTGAATCGCCGAGCGGCGGAGACGATGGAAGGGTATCCCGTCCACGCCTGCACGGACGTGACGGGCTTCGGCTTGCTCGGCCATGCGCTCGAGATGGCGAAGGGCAGCGGCGCGGGCATCGTCATCGACCAGCCGCAGGTTCCCGTCCTGCCTCGGGCGAAGGAGCTCGCGGACGAGGGCGTCATTCCGGGCGGCACGAAAAACAACTATCGCCACGTCGAGTCGTCGATCGACTTCGCGCCGACGCTGAGCGAAACCGAAAGATACGTGCTTTGCGACGCCGTCACGTCCGGCGGCCTCTTGATAGCCGTCGAAGGCGATCAAGCGGAGGCGCTGCATGCGGCGCTGCGGGAGGCGGGCGTGGAAGCGGCCTTGATCGGCGCCGTCACGGACGCGCACCCGGGACGGATCGTCGTGCGGCACGGGAAGGAAGCGTAA
- a CDS encoding amino acid ABC transporter permease — protein sequence MGRDVSEAFLILLVIVLTFVITAGVLKRKARKKRDS from the coding sequence GTGGGTCGCGACGTATCGGAGGCCTTTCTGATTTTATTGGTGATCGTGTTGACGTTCGTCATTACGGCGGGCGTGCTGAAGCGCAAGGCGCGCAAGAAGCGGGACTCATAA
- a CDS encoding tetratricopeptide repeat protein: protein MKVGLLFGLLWLLLGNPFVAILVLLLLLYFLDRSFIGIFPSFMKPIRRSRRLSKALQDIRERPFDVSAKQEAARLYMEKKRWGDARRLLEEIMPAMEHSAEVTCDLGICRVKTGELEQGERDILRALEMNPRVRYGEPYLRLAESLAPVDSERAVAALQRFREANSSSCEFYYKLGRLYDALGKKPDAKAAYAEAVDVYRALPKYKRKTERRWALLSAARNAVG, encoded by the coding sequence ATGAAAGTGGGACTGTTGTTCGGGCTGCTATGGCTGCTGCTCGGCAATCCGTTCGTTGCCATTCTCGTGCTGTTGCTGCTATTATACTTCCTGGACCGGAGTTTTATCGGAATTTTCCCTAGCTTCATGAAGCCGATTCGGCGCAGCCGCAGGCTGTCGAAGGCGCTTCAAGACATTCGCGAACGCCCCTTCGACGTATCCGCGAAGCAAGAAGCCGCGCGTCTCTATATGGAGAAGAAGCGGTGGGGAGACGCCCGCCGCTTGCTCGAAGAGATCATGCCCGCGATGGAACATTCGGCCGAGGTTACTTGCGACCTCGGCATTTGTCGCGTGAAGACGGGCGAACTCGAACAAGGCGAGAGGGATATTCTCAGAGCGCTGGAGATGAATCCGCGCGTGCGGTACGGCGAGCCGTATCTGCGCCTCGCCGAGTCGCTCGCGCCAGTGGATTCCGAACGCGCCGTCGCCGCGCTGCAGCGGTTCCGGGAAGCGAATTCGTCGTCGTGCGAGTTTTATTACAAGCTCGGCCGATTGTACGACGCATTGGGCAAGAAGCCCGACGCGAAAGCGGCGTACGCCGAGGCGGTGGACGTGTATCGGGCGCTGCCGAAATACAAACGAAAGACGGAACGCCGCTGGGCGCTGCTCTCGGCCGCGAGGAACGCCGTCGGGTAA